One region of Sphingomonas abietis genomic DNA includes:
- a CDS encoding TonB-dependent receptor translates to MSRISRALFCAPFLPWAPCATAHAQTVSPIITAGADTARPDDILVIGQNKHPIAIEPRGLSVSLGDAQFAGVNATNVEDLIKYAPDFFVRSRYIGDNNGVPGFRGTHSTQSARTLVMVDGFVISDFLGNSFSYPPAWGVVSPHEVQQFDIVYGPYSARYVGNSMGGIVNITTRAPEKTEAFFNLQNFYQPYDQFKSHDDLWGHSAEGGFAWKPRDSSWGARLSARRLINQAQPMQYYQLGYSAAVYDNPTAGTPILGAVVDPKLMPATGTKVVTPVVGDYSMILSRQDQTRAELRYDQGDVHSELLFAYWWNEEKTLDPASYITDAAGNPFYGNSSGLVSFGGHSYTLNAASSFRQGLFFKNEYLVGGKIEAPLAGFDVRLNLSTLRFARQDSYQSNGYAAGLADGAGQWTRQGPTGWYTGDLLATRTIGRHALAFGVDASLYETDQSVFNTSHWREGSDPALTTRTFGRNTTVGVFAEDAIAFGDATKLTVGARYDRWHAYDGGIIAVASSGAQAGLPVTQHYAGRTDHAWSPKVALRHIFAGDWVAELSLAMATRFPTVGELFQGSLNGDGSFNANSFDPTLKPERSKDANLLLRHRFGPVTLTGSAFYQRVHNSIFNFLGFNQNGVSTSSFKNIDITRQYGVELIAETHNWPIDRLDMDGNAAWIDAITVKNPSDPASEGVAFPRIPRWRLNGNLRYRVTPTLQAVIGVRYASRPNSDIDGLYRGDDYGYTSELFALDLRANYDVSKRLRFSAGVNNLTNDKAWVYHPYPQRTFLMEAGVKL, encoded by the coding sequence ATGTCACGCATTTCCCGCGCGCTGTTCTGCGCGCCCTTTCTGCCGTGGGCGCCGTGCGCCACGGCCCATGCCCAGACTGTCAGCCCGATCATCACCGCCGGTGCGGATACGGCGCGGCCCGACGACATCCTCGTGATCGGGCAGAACAAGCATCCGATCGCGATCGAGCCGCGCGGTCTGTCGGTGAGCCTCGGCGACGCGCAATTCGCCGGGGTCAACGCCACCAATGTCGAGGATCTGATCAAATATGCGCCCGATTTCTTCGTGCGCAGCCGCTATATCGGCGACAATAACGGCGTGCCCGGCTTTCGCGGCACGCACAGCACCCAGTCCGCCCGCACATTGGTGATGGTGGATGGCTTCGTGATCTCCGATTTCCTCGGCAATTCGTTCAGCTATCCGCCGGCCTGGGGGGTGGTGAGCCCCCATGAGGTGCAGCAGTTCGACATCGTCTACGGGCCTTATTCGGCCCGCTATGTCGGCAATTCGATGGGCGGCATCGTCAACATTACGACGCGCGCGCCGGAGAAGACCGAGGCGTTCTTCAACCTCCAGAATTTCTACCAGCCCTATGACCAGTTCAAATCCCACGATGATCTGTGGGGGCATTCGGCCGAGGGCGGCTTCGCCTGGAAGCCCAGGGACAGTTCATGGGGTGCCCGCCTGTCTGCGCGGCGACTGATCAATCAGGCGCAGCCGATGCAATATTACCAGCTCGGTTATTCGGCAGCGGTCTACGACAACCCAACGGCGGGCACGCCGATCCTCGGCGCGGTGGTCGATCCGAAGCTGATGCCGGCGACGGGCACCAAGGTGGTGACGCCGGTGGTCGGCGATTATTCCATGATCCTCAGCCGGCAGGACCAGACCCGCGCCGAACTGCGCTACGATCAGGGCGACGTGCATAGCGAATTGCTGTTCGCCTATTGGTGGAACGAGGAAAAGACGCTCGATCCCGCCAGCTACATCACCGATGCCGCCGGCAATCCTTTCTATGGCAACAGCAGCGGTCTCGTCAGCTTCGGCGGGCATAGTTATACGCTGAACGCCGCGAGCAGCTTCCGCCAGGGCCTGTTCTTCAAGAATGAATATCTCGTCGGCGGCAAGATCGAGGCGCCGTTGGCGGGTTTCGATGTGCGGCTCAACCTTTCGACGCTGCGCTTCGCGCGGCAGGACAGCTATCAGTCCAACGGCTACGCAGCCGGCCTCGCCGATGGCGCCGGGCAATGGACCCGGCAGGGGCCGACCGGCTGGTATACGGGCGATCTGCTGGCGACCCGCACCATCGGCCGCCACGCGCTGGCCTTCGGCGTCGATGCCAGCCTCTACGAAACCGATCAGAGCGTCTTCAACACATCACATTGGCGGGAGGGTTCCGATCCCGCGCTCACCACGCGGACCTTCGGTCGCAATACGACGGTCGGTGTGTTTGCCGAGGATGCGATCGCGTTCGGCGATGCGACCAAGCTGACCGTCGGCGCGCGCTATGATCGCTGGCACGCTTATGACGGCGGCATCATCGCGGTGGCGAGCAGCGGCGCGCAGGCGGGGTTGCCGGTGACCCAGCATTATGCCGGCCGCACCGACCATGCATGGAGCCCCAAGGTGGCGCTCCGCCATATCTTCGCGGGAGACTGGGTGGCGGAACTCAGCCTCGCCATGGCGACGCGCTTCCCGACCGTCGGCGAGCTGTTCCAGGGATCGCTGAACGGCGACGGCAGCTTCAACGCCAACAGCTTCGATCCGACCCTGAAGCCGGAGCGGAGCAAGGACGCCAATCTGCTGCTGCGCCATCGCTTCGGGCCGGTGACGCTGACCGGCAGCGCCTTCTACCAGCGTGTCCACAACAGCATCTTCAACTTCCTCGGCTTCAACCAGAACGGGGTTTCGACCTCCAGCTTCAAGAATATCGACATCACCCGCCAATATGGCGTCGAACTGATCGCCGAGACGCATAATTGGCCGATCGATCGCCTCGACATGGACGGCAACGCCGCCTGGATCGATGCGATCACGGTGAAGAACCCGTCCGATCCGGCATCCGAAGGCGTGGCGTTTCCGCGTATCCCGCGCTGGCGGCTCAACGGCAATCTGCGCTACCGGGTGACGCCCACGCTTCAGGCGGTGATCGGGGTGCGCTATGCCAGCCGGCCCAACAGCGATATCGACGGCCTCTATCGCGGCGACGATTATGGCTACACGTCCGAACTGTTCGCGCTCGATCTGCGTGCCAATTACGATGTGAGCAAGCGGCTGCGCTTCTCGGCCGGGGTCAACAACCTCACCAACGACAAGGCGTGGGTCTATCATCCCTATCCCCAGCGGACCTTCCTGATGGAAGCGGGGGTGAAGCTGTGA
- a CDS encoding PepSY-associated TM helix domain-containing protein yields the protein MSVRAPGTRWYNAVWRWHFYAGLFCIPFVIWLACTGAIYLWRPQIEAWLDRPYDHLATDGPVASADAQVAAALKAVPGSALHKYVLPEARDQAVRILVTVRGEDKRVYVDPRSLAILKVVTEEKRPMRLIFHLHGELLAGAVGSYLVETAACWAIVMILTGLYLWWPRGRRGLAGVLYPRLRGGRRLFWRDIHATAGIWVSAFALGLILTGLPWAQGWGNYLSEIRTLTGTSRGAVDWTIGGKAPKPDAMAGDHAGHAGHGGMAMPSAPIRPGELDRVIATARPLGVAPPVLISPPRMAGMPWSIASDAADRPLRSDATVDGATGRLISRTPFSQRHWLDRTIGYGVAAHEGALFGIANQIIGTLTALLLVLLAVSGAVMWWRRRPVGLLGAPIPLGRPRFGAGLVAAIVALAVYLPMFGITLIVVLLAEKMLLARIPATRRWLNLRPV from the coding sequence GTGAGCGTCCGGGCTCCGGGAACCCGCTGGTACAATGCGGTATGGCGCTGGCATTTCTATGCCGGGCTGTTCTGCATCCCGTTCGTGATCTGGCTCGCCTGCACCGGCGCGATCTATCTCTGGCGCCCGCAGATCGAGGCGTGGCTGGACCGGCCTTATGATCATCTCGCCACCGACGGCCCGGTGGCATCCGCCGACGCGCAGGTCGCCGCCGCGCTCAAGGCGGTGCCGGGATCGGCCCTGCACAAATATGTGCTGCCGGAGGCGCGCGATCAGGCGGTTCGCATCCTCGTCACGGTGCGGGGGGAGGACAAGCGCGTCTATGTCGATCCCCGCAGCCTGGCGATCCTGAAGGTCGTGACCGAAGAAAAGCGGCCGATGCGGCTGATCTTCCACCTGCACGGCGAATTGCTGGCCGGGGCGGTCGGCAGCTATCTGGTGGAGACGGCCGCCTGCTGGGCGATCGTGATGATCCTGACCGGCCTCTATCTGTGGTGGCCGCGCGGCCGCCGGGGGCTGGCAGGCGTGCTCTATCCGCGCCTCCGGGGAGGACGGCGGCTGTTCTGGCGGGATATCCACGCGACGGCGGGCATCTGGGTTTCCGCGTTTGCGCTCGGGCTGATCCTGACCGGCCTGCCCTGGGCGCAGGGCTGGGGCAATTATCTGTCCGAAATCCGCACGCTGACCGGGACGTCGCGGGGGGCGGTCGATTGGACGATCGGCGGCAAGGCGCCGAAGCCGGATGCCATGGCGGGAGACCATGCCGGCCACGCCGGCCATGGTGGCATGGCAATGCCGTCCGCGCCGATCCGCCCGGGCGAACTGGATCGGGTGATCGCCACCGCGCGACCGCTCGGTGTGGCGCCGCCGGTGCTGATCTCGCCACCCCGCATGGCCGGGATGCCATGGTCGATCGCCTCGGATGCCGCCGATCGACCGCTGCGCAGCGATGCCACGGTCGATGGCGCGACCGGCCGGCTGATCAGCCGCACACCTTTCTCGCAGCGGCACTGGCTCGATCGGACGATCGGTTACGGCGTCGCCGCGCATGAAGGCGCGCTGTTCGGGATCGCCAACCAGATCATCGGGACGCTGACCGCGCTGCTGCTCGTCCTCCTCGCCGTCTCCGGCGCGGTGATGTGGTGGCGACGGCGCCCGGTCGGCCTGCTCGGCGCGCCGATCCCGCTCGGCCGTCCGCGCTTCGGCGCCGGGCTGGTCGCGGCGATCGTCGCGCTGGCCGTCTATCTGCCAATGTTCGGGATCACGCTGATCGTGGTGCTGCTGGCCGAGAAGATGCTGCTCGCCCGCATCCCCGCGACGCGACGCTGGCTGAATCTCCGCCCGGTTTGA
- a CDS encoding SulP family inorganic anion transporter — protein sequence MNSLSSSRYRTEWFSGAAGARRDVLAGMVGTFALIPEVIAFSFVAGVDPEVGLFASFVIGIVIAFAGGRPAMISGAAGSVALVAAALVHGHGLPYLLAATLLAGLFQILFGLAKLDVLMRFVSRSVRTGFVNALAILIFSAQVPQMLDVSWQTYAMIGLGLTIIYLLPRLSTAIPSPLICIVVLTAISIAVPMPLHTVADLGRLPASLPAFTIPHVPLTWDTLEIVLPYALAMAAVGLLESMMTASVVDDLTETTSSKARECTGIGLANVAAGLFGGIAGCGMIGQTVGNVRYGGRGRLSTLVAGVFLLVVLVPLRPWVAQVPVAALVAIMIMVAISTFSWGSLRDLGRHPKVSGVVMLATVAVTVATHDLAAGVAVGVLLSGVFFAFKVTRLMDVRIGYDAATDTRLYDVSGQIFFASADIFADRFDLRDSARRVRIDLTQAHLWDITAVAALDDVVAKMRRHDMIVEVVGLNAASAILVDRHASQIQAPA from the coding sequence ATGAACAGCCTGTCCTCCTCTCGCTACCGCACCGAATGGTTCAGCGGCGCGGCCGGCGCCCGCCGCGACGTCCTTGCCGGCATGGTCGGCACCTTCGCGCTCATCCCCGAGGTGATCGCCTTCTCGTTCGTGGCCGGCGTCGATCCGGAGGTCGGGCTGTTCGCCTCCTTCGTGATCGGCATCGTCATCGCGTTCGCGGGCGGACGCCCCGCCATGATATCAGGTGCAGCCGGATCGGTGGCGCTGGTGGCGGCCGCGCTCGTCCATGGCCATGGCCTGCCCTATCTGCTCGCCGCCACGCTGCTGGCGGGCCTCTTCCAGATCCTGTTCGGGCTGGCCAAGCTCGACGTGCTGATGCGCTTCGTCTCGCGCTCGGTCCGCACCGGCTTCGTCAACGCGCTCGCCATCCTGATCTTCTCCGCACAGGTGCCGCAGATGCTCGACGTCAGCTGGCAGACCTATGCGATGATCGGGCTGGGGCTGACGATCATCTATCTGCTGCCGAGGCTGAGCACGGCGATCCCCTCGCCGCTGATCTGCATCGTCGTGCTGACCGCGATCAGCATCGCCGTCCCCATGCCGCTGCACACCGTGGCCGATCTCGGCCGCCTGCCGGCTTCCCTGCCCGCCTTCACGATCCCGCATGTGCCGCTGACATGGGACACGCTGGAGATCGTGCTGCCCTATGCGCTGGCGATGGCGGCGGTCGGCCTGCTGGAATCGATGATGACCGCCAGCGTCGTCGACGATCTGACCGAGACCACCAGTTCCAAGGCGCGGGAATGCACCGGCATCGGCCTCGCCAATGTCGCGGCCGGGCTGTTCGGCGGCATCGCCGGGTGCGGCATGATCGGGCAGACCGTCGGCAATGTCCGCTATGGCGGCCGAGGCCGGCTGTCCACGCTGGTCGCCGGCGTGTTCCTGCTCGTCGTGCTGGTGCCGCTGCGGCCGTGGGTGGCGCAGGTGCCGGTGGCGGCGCTCGTCGCGATCATGATCATGGTCGCGATCAGCACCTTCTCCTGGGGCTCGCTGCGCGATCTGGGGCGGCATCCGAAGGTCTCGGGCGTGGTCATGCTGGCGACCGTCGCGGTCACCGTCGCCACCCATGATCTCGCGGCCGGCGTCGCCGTCGGCGTGCTGCTGAGCGGGGTGTTCTTCGCCTTCAAGGTCACCCGCCTGATGGACGTCCGCATCGGCTATGACGCCGCGACCGACACCCGGCTCTACGACGTATCGGGCCAGATCTTCTTCGCCAGCGCCGACATCTTTGCCGATCGCTTCGATCTGCGGGACAGCGCGCGGCGGGTCAGGATCGATCTCACCCAGGCGCATCTGTGGGACATCACCGCCGTCGCCGCGCTGGACGACGTGGTCGCGAAAATGCGCCGGCACGACATGATCGTGGAGGTGGTCGGCCTCAACGCGGCGAGCGCGATCCTGGTGGACCGCCACGCATCGCAAATCCAGGCGCCGGCCTGA
- a CDS encoding sensor histidine kinase, whose amino-acid sequence MTARFMLSERLRIQDIRNTSTFRLTIMFGLVFTIGVAVLLGVIYGLSARELTLRSDRILRLEALMLEAAPPGSLPDLIRNEIARSASGQNYFELRSDTGDRVVGNIEVSEDLPLDRPVEIAPGHGLDVPIRLLAVRTRSEETLFVGRDISVVLDLRNRVLTILVGSGLATAIAVLISGILLSLAPLRRVRDMQQASRSIAAGNLDMRMPLMGRGDELDLFAGTVNTMVEEVGRVIAQVKGVTDAIAHDLRTPLTRVRSQLYRAHQVPGIVSPATAMIEAATVDLDIVLDRFAALLRISELEAGSGRAGFGPVDLAHIVASIHDLYEPLADERSIVFEADHARLDQVLGDDKLLFEAVSNLVDNAIKFTPIGGRVGIALRDDGHGPVIEVRDDGPGLAEDEKHAVLRRFHRGAAAVDVPGSGLGLSIVSAIMHLHGFALDFADGEPGLIARLCCHENRGATAEQ is encoded by the coding sequence ATGACTGCGCGTTTCATGCTGTCTGAGCGGCTGCGGATTCAGGATATCCGGAACACCAGCACGTTCCGCCTGACGATCATGTTCGGGCTGGTGTTCACGATCGGCGTCGCCGTCCTGCTGGGTGTGATCTACGGCCTGTCTGCGCGCGAGCTCACTCTCCGCAGCGACCGGATCTTGCGGCTGGAGGCGCTGATGCTCGAAGCCGCTCCGCCGGGCAGCCTCCCCGATCTCATTCGCAACGAAATCGCGCGGAGTGCCAGCGGGCAGAATTATTTCGAGCTGCGCTCCGATACCGGCGATCGGGTCGTCGGCAATATCGAGGTGTCGGAGGATCTGCCGCTCGATCGGCCCGTCGAGATCGCGCCCGGCCATGGTCTCGACGTGCCGATCCGCCTGCTCGCGGTGCGCACCCGTTCGGAAGAGACGCTGTTCGTTGGGCGGGACATCAGCGTGGTGCTGGATCTCCGCAACCGGGTTCTCACCATCCTGGTCGGCAGCGGCCTCGCCACCGCGATCGCCGTGCTGATCAGCGGCATCCTGCTCAGCCTGGCGCCGTTGCGGCGGGTGCGGGACATGCAGCAGGCAAGCCGCAGCATTGCCGCCGGCAATCTCGATATGCGGATGCCGCTGATGGGGCGGGGCGACGAACTCGATCTCTTCGCGGGCACGGTCAACACCATGGTCGAGGAGGTCGGCCGGGTGATCGCGCAGGTCAAAGGCGTGACCGATGCGATCGCCCATGATCTGCGCACGCCGCTCACCCGGGTCCGCAGCCAGCTCTATCGTGCCCATCAGGTGCCTGGGATCGTCTCTCCCGCCACGGCGATGATCGAGGCGGCCACCGTCGATCTCGATATCGTGCTCGATCGCTTCGCCGCGCTGCTGCGCATATCGGAACTGGAGGCCGGCAGCGGACGGGCGGGATTCGGGCCGGTCGATCTCGCGCATATCGTGGCGAGCATTCATGATCTCTACGAGCCGCTGGCGGACGAACGGAGCATCGTCTTCGAGGCGGATCATGCGCGGCTGGATCAGGTGCTGGGCGACGACAAGCTGCTGTTCGAGGCGGTGAGCAATCTGGTCGATAATGCGATCAAGTTCACGCCGATCGGGGGGCGGGTGGGCATTGCGCTGCGCGACGATGGCCATGGCCCGGTGATCGAGGTCCGCGACGATGGGCCGGGCCTGGCGGAGGACGAGAAGCATGCGGTGCTGCGGCGCTTCCATCGCGGCGCCGCGGCGGTGGATGTTCCGGGTAGCGGGCTGGGCCTGAGCATCGTCTCGGCGATCATGCACCTGCACGGCTTTGCGCTCGATTTCGCCGATGGCGAGCCGGGGTTGATCGCGCGTTTATGCTGCCATGAGAACAGGGGGGCGACGGCCGAGCAGTGA
- a CDS encoding response regulator transcription factor, whose amino-acid sequence MARILVIEDDAATAQEIVTELTSHGHQVVHVDDGLAALEKATREAFDAVTLDRMLPGMDGLALVERLRERRIRVPVLMISALSDVDDRIAGLRAGGDDYMTKPFASNEMAMRVEVLLRRHQQQEPSESAMLKVGGVEIDLIRRKVQVDGEPVRLLHMEFRLLEFLARNAGDIVSRRIIFEQVWGYYFDPGANLINVHIARLRKKLDRPGKPSAIATVKGEGYRLDAI is encoded by the coding sequence ATGGCCCGCATATTGGTGATAGAAGACGATGCTGCCACGGCGCAGGAGATCGTTACCGAACTGACTAGCCACGGCCATCAGGTCGTGCATGTCGACGACGGCCTGGCCGCGCTCGAAAAAGCGACGCGCGAGGCGTTCGATGCCGTCACCCTCGACCGGATGTTGCCCGGCATGGACGGGTTGGCGCTGGTCGAGCGGTTGCGGGAACGGCGCATCCGCGTGCCCGTGCTGATGATCAGCGCGCTCAGCGACGTCGATGATCGCATCGCCGGCCTGCGCGCAGGCGGCGACGATTACATGACCAAGCCCTTCGCCTCGAACGAGATGGCGATGCGGGTCGAGGTGCTGCTCCGCCGCCATCAGCAGCAGGAGCCTTCGGAAAGTGCGATGCTGAAGGTCGGCGGCGTCGAGATCGACCTGATCCGCCGCAAGGTCCAGGTCGATGGCGAGCCCGTCCGGCTGCTCCACATGGAATTCCGCCTGCTCGAATTCCTCGCCCGCAACGCCGGGGATATCGTCAGTCGGCGGATCATCTTCGAGCAGGTCTGGGGCTATTATTTCGATCCCGGCGCCAACCTGATCAATGTCCATATCGCGCGGCTGCGCAAGAAACTGGACCGGCCGGGCAAGCCCTCCGCCATCGCCACCGTGAAAGGCGAGGGCTATCGCCTCGATGCGATCTGA
- a CDS encoding sensor histidine kinase, whose amino-acid sequence MRSERLHFPDIRNTSTFRLTLLLGLVTMVGLVALVGLIYGLSVRELNARTDGILRIQSKRLMAATPADLPGNIQTMITDGTPGLNYFGLLAPDGARIIGPLGDVPGLRDGRFQEVAAVPGVHGPIRMLATRTPWGETILVGRDITPIVDLRERVTEELLLSGVVVAALTLISGIALSLAPLRRVDALQRSAQEIAAGDLDKRMPIMGRGDELDLFAGTVNTMVEEVSRVVSQVKAVTDAVAHDLRTPLTRVRTQLYRASREAGADASLVGRIELAIADLDTVLERFAALLRISELEARSRRAGFGDVALPRLIGAIMSLYEPLAEERGIALSVDSLHGGSVYGDEKLLFEAIGNLVDNAIKFAPVGGHVSLSLRQENAHVIIEVRDDGPGIPLEHHKSVLRRFDRGDAAAEVEGTGLGLSVVAAILHLHKFELEFADAMPGLIARIMAPHP is encoded by the coding sequence ATGCGATCTGAGCGGCTCCACTTTCCGGATATCCGCAATACGAGCACGTTCCGGCTGACCTTGCTGCTCGGGTTGGTGACGATGGTGGGCCTGGTCGCGCTGGTCGGGCTGATCTACGGGCTCTCGGTGCGGGAACTGAACGCGCGAACCGACGGAATCCTGCGTATCCAGAGCAAGCGGCTGATGGCGGCCACGCCGGCCGATCTGCCCGGCAACATCCAGACGATGATCACGGACGGCACGCCCGGCCTCAACTATTTCGGCCTGCTCGCGCCCGATGGGGCCCGGATCATCGGGCCGCTGGGCGATGTGCCCGGGCTCCGCGATGGTCGCTTCCAGGAAGTGGCGGCGGTGCCCGGCGTGCATGGGCCCATCCGTATGCTCGCGACGCGAACGCCCTGGGGCGAGACGATCCTGGTCGGTCGCGACATCACGCCGATCGTCGATCTGCGCGAACGGGTGACGGAGGAGCTTCTGCTCAGCGGCGTCGTCGTCGCGGCGCTCACCCTCATATCGGGCATCGCGCTGAGCCTGGCGCCGCTGCGCCGCGTCGATGCGCTCCAGCGTTCGGCGCAGGAGATCGCGGCCGGCGATCTGGACAAGCGGATGCCGATCATGGGCCGGGGTGACGAGCTCGATCTCTTCGCCGGCACCGTCAACACGATGGTCGAAGAGGTCAGCCGGGTCGTCTCGCAGGTCAAGGCGGTGACGGATGCGGTCGCCCATGATCTGCGCACGCCGCTGACCCGGGTTCGCACCCAGCTCTATCGCGCCAGCCGGGAAGCCGGTGCCGATGCGTCGCTGGTGGGGCGGATCGAACTGGCGATCGCCGATCTCGACACCGTGCTGGAACGATTCGCGGCGCTGCTCCGCATTTCCGAGCTGGAGGCGCGCAGCCGGCGCGCCGGCTTCGGCGACGTCGCGCTCCCTCGGCTGATCGGCGCGATCATGAGCCTGTACGAGCCGCTGGCCGAGGAGCGCGGCATCGCGCTCTCGGTCGACAGCCTGCATGGCGGCAGCGTGTATGGCGACGAAAAGCTGCTGTTCGAGGCGATCGGCAATCTCGTCGACAATGCCATCAAGTTCGCGCCCGTCGGCGGCCATGTCTCCCTGTCGCTGAGGCAGGAGAATGCCCATGTCATCATCGAAGTAAGGGACGATGGCCCCGGCATTCCGCTGGAGCATCACAAGTCCGTGCTCCGCCGCTTCGACCGGGGTGATGCGGCGGCGGAAGTGGAGGGGACAGGACTGGGCCTGAGCGTCGTGGCGGCGATATTGCACCTGCACAAATTTGAGCTGGAATTTGCCGATGCTATGCCCGGCTTGATTGCCAGGATCATGGCGCCGCACCCATAA